Proteins encoded by one window of Paroedura picta isolate Pp20150507F chromosome 9, Ppicta_v3.0, whole genome shotgun sequence:
- the RRS1 gene encoding ribosome biogenesis regulatory protein homolog, with product MAALYVEALLARAEEREAETLRGVAVHKDLELEFDAAHLLAVDRNPVARAVAAREDSLRALARDNTQLLVAQLWALPSERAEGGAGPVVVKLPEPSTRLPREKPLPRPRPLTRWEQFARLKGIRPTRKKRGTLVWDEAAKEWRRRWGYRRAGTDPKRDWALEVPDGADPQADQFAKRRQEKRERVARNELNRLRNLARQHRGAAPQLHPTGHQDRAELGRAAAAARLATASRGRFQPRLPKEPPAAKSPGAGKKRRFAPVLGDLDGERRRQLELVRSLSAHKPPLDLPRAVNKQLRQEDAEAAAAAAKGKKRGQRGKRGRRQQQRPGGAKGKRSGPGAARRGSQRGPARVGGKRKKT from the coding sequence ATGGCTGCCCTGTACGTGGAGGCCTTGCTGGCGCGCGCCGAGGAGCGCGAGGCCGAGACGCTGCGCGGCGTGGCGGTGCACAAGGATCTGGAGCTGGAGTTCGATGCGGCCCACCTGCTGGCGGTGGACCGGAACCCGGTAGCGCGCGCcgtggcggctcgggaggactcgCTGCGCGCCCTGGCCCGCGACAACACGCAGCTGCTGGTGGCCCAGCTGTGGGCGCTGCCTTCGGAGCGGGCcgagggcggggcggggccggTGGTGGTCAAGCTGCCCGAGCCGTCGACCCGCCTGCCCCGGGAGAAGCCGCTGCCCAGGCCCCGGCCACTCACGCGCTGGGAGCAGTTCGCCCGCCTCAAGGGGATCCGCCCGACGCGCAAGAAGCGCGGCACGCTGGTCTGGGACGAGGCGGCCAAGGAGTGGCGCCGCCGCTGGGGCTACCGCCGCGCCGGGACCGACCCGAAGCGCGACTGGGCCCTGGAGGTGCCCGACGGCGCCGACCCGCAGGCAGACCAGTTCGCCAAGCGGCGCCAGGAGAAGCGCGAGCGGGTGGCGCGCAACGAGCTCAACCGCCTGCGCAACCTGGCGCGCCAGCACCGCGGAGCCGCCCCGCAGCTGCACCCCACCGGCCACCAGGACCGCGCCGAGCTgggccgcgccgccgccgccgcccgcctcgcCACCGCCTCCCGGGGCCGCTTCCAGCCTCGCCTGCCtaaggagccgcccgccgccaAGAGCCCCGGCGCGGGCAAGAAGCGCCGCTTCGCTCCGGTGTTGGGAGACTTGGACGGGGAGAGGCGGCGGCAGCTggagctggtccgcagcctgaGCGCCCACAAGCCGCCGCTGGACCTCCCCCGCGCCGTCAACAAGCAGCTCCGCCAGGAGGACGCCgaggccgctgccgccgccgccaaggGCAAGAAGCGAGGCCAGCGCGGCAAGAGGGGCCGGCGGCAGCAACAGAGGCCCGGCGGCGCCAAGGGCAAGAGGAGCGGGCCCGGAGCCGCCCGGAGAGGGAGCCAGAGGGGGCCGGCACGCGTTGGCGGCAAGAGGAAAAAGACATGA